AAATGATAATGTGCTTGGAAGCTGGTATACCATGGATACCAATACCGGTACCAATGTGTTGGATGATTTAATATTTGCCTTGCAATTTGGAACTGTCAATAAATTCGAAGATCTGAATGGCGCCTGGTATATTGGAAGTCAATCGGCTACTAAAATTGAATTGAATAAGGCTGCAGGTGGAGGCGAAGGCAGCGATTTAGTGACCTTTGAACAGAATTAATTTCAGTTAGAAATGCCGGTTACCTCCGAAGTTGCAGGTAAAATAGAACTTCCTGTTTCCATTGAAACAGCTTTTGAATACCTCTCCAATTTAGAGAACGATTCCCTTTGGCGTAAGGAAATAAACCAAACCAATATGCTGGAAAAGCCGGGCTTGGGTACTCGTGCCAATGAATATTCAAACTTGTCAAATCGCTTGCAAAATCATTTATTGGTTCTTCAATGTATTGAATATGAGCCATATACTAAGGTGGTCTATGAAACGCTTCCAGGTTCTGCTTTTTATTTACGAAGCAGCAGGGAATTTCAAAAAATTAGCGACACTCGTTGCGTTTTTTTATACCGGGTTACTTTTGATCATGCCATTGTAAAAAAGGCTTTGGGCTTTTCTTTGCCCGGTTTCCTCCTTCGCTTTGGCGCCAGAAAGGATATGAATTCTTACTTGAAAAAACTAAAGCAAATTATTTGAATTTCAATAAGTTTAATTTTTATTTGGCGGGTCCCATTCGCCCATAAACAAGGGTGCAAATTCCGAATAGATTGCATGGGCTTATGGTCGGGCTATTCGTTCCAAGTCCTCGCCGCCCGGGCTAACGCCACGGTCGTCTGTGGGCTTTCCACTGCTATCCCTACCCGAACCGAACCCCAAACAGTTGCGGATTTTTAAAAGAATAATTCGGGTTTTTAAAATTTGTTAAAAATTAGGTTAGATTTGTCCTAAATATTTACGGATGAAAATAAAATTACCCCTCGTTTTGGCCTTGTTTTTAGGTACAAGTTTGTTCTCTTCAGGGCAATCAACACCTTCCGCTAAATCTTCCGGAACGGATTCCATTGGAGTTGCAGATACGGTGAGAATAGCCAAAACAGTTCTTCCTGATTCCTTGAAGAAAGTTTCG
Above is a window of Bacteroidia bacterium DNA encoding:
- a CDS encoding SRPBCC family protein, with the translated sequence MPVTSEVAGKIELPVSIETAFEYLSNLENDSLWRKEINQTNMLEKPGLGTRANEYSNLSNRLQNHLLVLQCIEYEPYTKVVYETLPGSAFYLRSSREFQKISDTRCVFLYRVTFDHAIVKKALGFSLPGFLLRFGARKDMNSYLKKLKQII